The DNA sequence GTCAGATCCCCGACACTGCCATTACCACCCAACATCGCGCCTGATGCAATGCTCACTGATGAGTTTGACAGAGCACCGTTAATCAGTAACGTCCCGCCGGCCACCGTGGTATGACCAGAAAAAGTACTGTTGCCAGTTAGCTCCAGTGTGCCTGACCCGGCTTTGGTGAACGAACCACTGCCAGAGATATCATTCCCCCAGCTGTCAAATGCACTGAAACCTCCCTGAGCAGCATCCATGGTGACCACAACGTCATCATTGAAAGCACCATAGCCGTCTGTCGCCGCATAGAGATTCAGCCGCGCCCAGCCAGAACCATCGTCCAGCGCATGACCAGATTCAATCTCGGTGGTCGCCAGCACATCACGACGCTGAGTTGCAGTCAGATAAGGAAAACGGGTTGCCAGTAAGACCTCTGCACCGACAGGCACTACCGGGGCAAGATCCGTTGGTCCTACCGCGGACAATCCGTAGGTCATCCGATACAGGTAATCCGCTTTATTTTGTGCGGCCAGAGCCCGGCGTGCTGCCTGCTCGTTAGCAATACAGGCAGCGATCGTGCTGCCACAGCCTTTTTCCAGCAACGCCCGCACATCCTGCTGTGCAGCAGCCATCAATGACTGAAAATCATTGCTGGTAGTCATTGTGCCACCAAAAATACCTTTAATATTTTGCCCCAGATAATCCGGATTATTATTCAGTATCTGTGCCAGAGCGTAGGTAGTCATTATTCTCGCACCAATCACATCCAGCGCATAATGTACCCCCAGCGTAATACGGCTGTTACCGTATTCTGAACCGCGCAACAGAAAATCCTGGAAACGTTCAGGGATCATTTCAGCAAATAATAGTGTGCTGGCAAAACCAAACGCCGAGTGTCCGCTGGGAAAAGATGCATAACTTGTTACGGTAGGCAAAATAGCGGTAGCACTATTGGTCGGCACACCGAAAAAATCGTTGGCGGTAAAACTCACTATCTTATCTGGTGCAACCTGAACCGGTCGTGAATTACCCACCGTATTACGATTCGCTTCCAGCGGCTGATAAGCAAGATCATAGATATTGAATTCACCCCCTTCGGGTAAACTGATGCCTGTTGCCGGATGAGCAGAATTTCCATCCATACTGCCATTAGCGTAATAATTTTTAGAAAAGCTGGAATCTGCCTGAATGAGTGTATTGAACTGAAGAAAAATCGCTTCGAGATTTTTCGAAAACGTTGTTGCCTTATACGTCGCCGCATCAACACTGTTATTTGCTGCATAGATTGCGCTCATTGTTGATCCCAGCGCATCTGCCACTAATAAGCCGTTGCTCATGGAACCTACCAGGGCAGAAATAGTATTATCATAAATAGCTCTGGCACGCTGCTTCTCTGACGCTGCGTTAATAATAGCGATTGAAACCGCTAAATTCTCTTCCAGAACGTTTTTACCTTCAGCGGTAGAATTTAGTAAACTGAATCCTGAAATTAACCCGGTAGCATATAGCGTACGATTTTCTGTCGCAGAAGCTGAACCAAGGAAAAGGCATGCAGAAAGCTGCAGTGCCAGCACCGTTTTTTTATAAGGCATACACTATTTATCCATAAATGAATGAAAATAACGAGGCAAATTATTATCATCACTTTATGACAATTTTATTAAGGCAAAATATTCACCCCTGAGATTACCCATAAGAATTCCATTAATTCACTCCAAAAACCAAATAGAAGGTGCCAAAAAAATACAATTATCACCAAAAAACAAAACAAAAATTCAACGAAAAATAATCAACCATCTGTTATCTATATAAAATTACCTGAAAACGATCTCACCACATAATGTATATTATAATTAACCTTAACCCGGAAAAACTGAATTATATTTTAACTCTGAGTACTAAAATTATTCTTGTCAGCTATCAGGTCTGGTGAAACTGACACAAACAGTTTGAACAGGGAGTGTCCGGTAAAGCTGAGACAGAAACATAGCTGCCGAGGATATCGGGCACATACCCACTTCAATGTGGCAGGTAAAATCCCTCTGACGGGATAGTTATTAAGAGATAATCACTGCTTTTTACAGCAGTAATTAAAATCACCAGGCACAAGATTTAAATATTAACAAAGAGATCAGACGTAAATCTAAAAAAGCCTGCCTTATACAGATTACGGGTAGACTCCGTCACTGAAGATGCATGTCAGACCATTACCGTGTTTTTAGAAGCACAACGGAAACCATAGTATTATGGATAATCTGATTACCCATCCCGTTCACTTTTTGAGCATTCATGATTCATAGAAATAAAGCCCCCGGCAACAGAGAATATCACTGCATAAGGTGAATAGTAGTTGATTTTTAACTACATAAATTTGATTTAAATAACAACAAGCCGAAATCCGGATGACGCGGAAAATTATTATGTTATTGATATTTGTATATAAATGAAAATAACTTATAAATTTATAACTTATAATATTGTAAGTTATTCTGCCTGATACTATAGTTTCCTCAACGGCATAAATACCAAATGGAAAGTAATGAACAGTTTAGCGCATGAATTTGAGCGGGCGAATGAGGCACAGTTTTTTCTGAAGTCAATTAGTAACCCAAGTCGATTACTGATCCTTTGTGCTTTGATAAAAACACCGGGGCTGAGTAACAGTGAAATTGCGAATATATGTGGGATTAGTATCTCATCCACCTCACAATACTTAGTGAAAATGAGAGACACCGGACTCATTGACAGAGAAAAAAAAGGTAAAGAGACACACTATTTTATCAAAGACGAAAGAGTGACAGAAATAATTTATCTTCTCAAGAAAATTTTCTAAACCGGAGAGAAGTCATGGATAATATTGTTATACGGTTTGCGAAAATCGTTGAAAAAATACACGATGAAATGAACGTAGGTATTTATGCCTCCATGGCTGACAATACTGGTTCAATGATTGCTTGTATCAAAATGGGTGAAGTTGCCAGGGCAAGTTTTGAAATTAGTCAGAAAAAAACCATGACTGCATTTGAATTTAAGAATTATACCGATGTTATCTATAACGTATTATCGAAAATAGGAACACAACCGTTGATAGACGGTAAATATTGTTTTCTTCCTGGTGGAGTTGTTCTCCATGATAATCTGCAACGTGAATTTTTCATAGGAATTTCAACAAATAACCCTGATATAGATAAAGAAATAGCCAAAAAATTATCCACTGTTCTTTGAGGAGTAAATGTAATGAAAAAAACATTAATTACTGGTGCTGGTTCAGGATTTGGAAAATTATTTTCATTCGAACTGGCAAAAAAAGGCTACGATGTCATTTCTGCTGTCGAATTACCGAGCCAAATTGGCCCTTTGCGAGACCTGGCAGACAGTAACAACCTCAAACTTGACGTAATCAAAGTGGATATTTGTGATGAATTTGACAGAGAATATGCACTATCAAAAAATGCAGATATTATCGTCAACAATGCCGGTATTGGAGAAGGTGGTGCAATTATTGACATGCCACAAAGAATACTCAGGAAACAATTTGAAGTTAACTTTTTTTCCACAGTCGAACTGTCAAGAGGGTTTTCTGATCGGTTAATAAAAAACAACCAGCAAGGAAGAGTTGTGTTTATATCATCTATTGGCGGTCTGATAACACCACCATTAGCTGGAGCCTATTGTGCTTCCAAACATGCGCTGGAAGCTATAGCTGAATCCTTACATCATGAGCTGAAAGATTTCGGTATAACGGTTTCCACGATAAATCCGGCACCTTATCTGACAGGTTTCAACGACCGGATAATGGAAGCATCAAAAAACTGGGCTTCACTGGCTGAAAACCATATTGATCATGATGGTCTTAAGTTTGAACTTAATCAATATGATGAAAATCAGGATATCTCAGCCATGTGCGAGGTGATTACAGATGATAAGTCAAAATTCAGAAACGTATTCCCTGAAGAGTTCGTCGAAATAATAAAAGAGCAACAAAGCAAAGACTGGGTTAAATAATATAACCACCTCTGCCTGAGAGTAATACATTAAAAATATCAAATTAAAATCAGATGTAGCTGATCTGGTCTGATAGCTATTTCATTTTTTATGATAAATTATCAGATCAGATTTAATTCAACTTCACGTGTATGACTACTACGCGATTTTCTGTTTAGAGTGACCGTCTGGTTTTGTTGAATAAATGCAATACTGACTATCCCCTGCAGCTTAGTGGTTTTCATACCATTTATTTGTTCTGTGACATGCTGGCGTCATCATTTTTCATTGCGTGTAAAAAAGCCTAAGGCGCTGCAACCACATAGCGGCAGTTGTCATGCCCCAGGCTCCACACGCGACCTTTATCAGCGACAAAAATAAATGATTTGAAAACGGCAGGTGACTGAAAAAGATAATTGCCTGACCGGTCAAAACATCACCAACGTCAGGCGTGGTATTCAGCGCTCAAAGGTACCTTTTGCCAGTAACTCTCTGTCGTGCATCATCATATTTCCCCTGGCCCATAACGAATGGACCTGGAAATCCTCATCAAGCAATAACAGGTCAGCATCACAGCCGGTGGCTATCTTTCCTTTTGTACTGCATTTCAACCGCTGCGCGACATTACCAGAGACTAACTGCCAGGCCTGAGCCAGTGGAATCGTCTGAGTTAGTTGCGCAATCGTAGTGAGCAAACTATCAAAACCTGCCACAGTCAACCCGCTGATATTACCTTGCTCATCGAATACCGGAATACTGCCATTCCCATCAGAACTGAGCGTAAGCTGTGACAATGCAATACCGGTATCCAGTGCTTCCAACACACTTTCTGCCGGGCTGACAGCCCCTCTGGCCCCCAAAGCGGGATCAATACCAGAGGTGAAATCCAGATTCACTCCCAGCGTTTTCGCCAGACGCAGCCCGTCATCGAGCAGGTGACGCTGACGATTGATATGGGTGGGCAGGAAATGCTGCACAGGTACATCACATTGCGCAAGCGTTTCCTCAAGCGGAGCGAGAGCCGCCGCGGCATTACCCAGATGCATCACCACCAGTCCGGGTTTCCGTGTCAGCAATGCAGCAGAGCGCGCCTGCGTTGCCATACGAATTAACTCAGCAACCGTCGGCTGCGATGAACGGTGATCAGAGATGGCGGTTTTCACACCCAACACCGGCGTCAGAAAAGTGATATCGTCCCTGACTGACCCGGTGAGGGTCATGGTCGGCACTTCATAAGATCCGGTCAGCATCCATGCGGAGATACCTTCATTGCGTAAGCCCATCACTTTGGCAAACAACGAAGCAACATGCCGGGTGGTGCCATCTGTCCCGAGTAAGCCCATAACACCAGTAACACCAGCACGCAGAAGTTGACTGAGCATCACTTCGGGAGTTCGGGTGTGAAAACCATCTTCACCGCCACCGCCAATCAGATGCACATGCTGATCGATGATGCCAGGTAATAACCACTTACCCTGAGCATCAATCACCTGCCCCTGCCAGGGGGCCTGTAATGATTCACCTGTAGCAAGAATTTTCCCGGCGCCAATCAGAACGTCCCCCTGAATAATACCTTCTGTGTGCAGTATTCGGGCATGTTTAATCAGTGTGCATGGCATGTGTTGCGGCATCATACCCACCCGTCCACCAGTAAATCACGGGTTTCTGCCAGCGCTACCTGCCAGATATGCAGCATCTCTTCATCACTACGTTGATAAGCTCCGCCATAATTACCATCACCAATATACTCACGTACAATGGATGCCGGTAGCTGTGCCAGTTTGGCAACATTTAGCGCCTCTTTTTCCTCGTCTGGCATCACCACATCAGCGAGGCGTGTCCAGGGAAAGTTTTCCATCCATGAGGCATGGCTGGCATTAGTGGAACATTGCCTGACAGCACCCATAGTCCCGGGGGCAGCCCACCAGTTGTGCAATTGTACCCTGGCATCAGGATGTTGATTCAGCCAGTTATGAATCTGTACCTGCACCGGCGAGTTACCACCATGGCCGTTAATCAGGAATATGCGACGAAAACCACTGCGGTAAAGGCTCTCAAGAAGATCGTTGATCAGAGCATTATACGTAGCAGGTTGTAAGTTAATGGAGCCTGGAAAATCAGCGAAATAGGGAGCCATACCAAAAGGTACTCCCGGATAAACAGGTACATTCTCTGCCGCACCCACCTCTTCTGCCAGTTTTGAGGCCAGCAGATGATCGGTACAGAGACTTAAGTACGCATGTTGTTCGGTACTGCCCAACGGCAGGATCACGCGATCCTGAGATTTCAGATAGCTATCAACCTGAAACCAGTTCATCTCATGAATGTTCATGAAGGTCATTATCCTTATGATATTCCAAGGCATGACGACGCAGAGCAGGTTGTAATATTTCCCGGATATAACGGGGCTCTGGCGTATGCCGATATTCGAACATGACTTCCGCTGCGGGCATTTGCTGCATCTGGCTGTGGCATCCGGTACTGTAAATTACCACCCGAAAATGCGACATCTTTTGCAGCAAGCCCTCATCATGCAGCATTGTCGTGCTTATTTTTCCAAGGTGTGGCGCAAAACTTCTTACACCTTCCACCATCGCCGGCATAAAGGTCGGATAACGGGACACCAGAAGAACCGGTGTATCCGCTGCCAGAGCCGCTAACTGCATGCGGCTACTCTCTGCCGGGATAAGGTAAGGTGCATACACTGGTATCTGTTCTGCAACCCGCTGACGTAATCGCGGGATGCAGTGGGGCACAGTCAGGAAAAAACCATATTTTTTTATTTGATCAGGATGTAATGCATCAAACTCCCGAAATGTATAGGTATCAGCGACCAGCGTGAAACCGAGGATTTCACTCATCACCGCTAAATAACTGCGGTTAATACGGTTCGAGTTACCTACAATCGCGACAGTAAAGGGCAGTCGTTCCTGCGCACTTTGGTTTTCCTGATTGATGACACCCACAAAAAAAGAGGGAGATAATCCAACACTGGCGGCCTCCTGTAGCAAATGCTGAAACCGCTGTTGCAGATGGGCAACCTGCTCATCCTGCACCTGTTCCTGTTTCTCACGTACGATGTAGGTGCCTTTGCCAGGTATGGTCTCAATCAATCCCATCGCTTTTAACGCCTGATACGCATGACTGACTGTCAGTTGTGCTACCTCCAGTTCGCGGCTCAATGCACGAACCGAAGGCAGCGCAGTCTGATGGCGAAAGCTTCCGGCCATAATGCCGTATTCAATGGTGCCAACAATCTGCGTGTGCAATGCAATAGGTAAACTTTTATCGATTGAGATTCTCATCTCACTCCTTCACTATCTTAAATTATTTTACTGCTTTGCAGTCTTGTCAGAACGCAGAGGTATTTTCAGCGCATCGAAATGACGGTGTAGCGTCTGTGCGCTAACTGGTGAGGTAAACAGGCTCACGACTACCATCACCACCATCGTAAAGGTCCAGCAGACGATCAGCGGGTCAAAACCGAAAGACCAGTCAGAGAACCACAGTTTCATCGCGACGTAAGCCACTTCACCGAGAATCACCGCCGTAATCGCGCCGGTGGTCGTTGCCCGACGCCAGTACATTCCCAGAATAACCGGTGCGACCCAAATACCCAGCCCCCCGAAGGCAAAACGGATCAGCGAGAAAATCCCGGCAGGTTTCATAATACCGATAATGATTGCCGCCACCCCTAACAAGATGGTGAACCAACGTGACAGCATCAGAATCTTCCGCTGTGTCGCTTTCGGCTCGAGTAGATTTTGATAGATATCACGGGTAATCCCCCCCGTTGCCACCACCAGCAGCGCCGAAATCGTCGACATTCCGGCAGAAACAATACCTGTAATCAACAGTGCTGATATCCACGGCGAGACATTTTGCTGCAGGATAACCGGTACAATAAAGTCCGTTTCTTTGCCCGTCAGCCCATGAACAAAGGTTGCGGCATTGACACCAGACCATTCAATCAATGTGGCAGAAAACAGCATGCCCAGCGTACCGAGAATCACCGCTTTAAACATGGTGCGATAGCTGTTCATAGTAAAAAATTTGGTAAACAGGGTTGGCTGA is a window from the Erwinia sp. genome containing:
- a CDS encoding hypothetical protein (ID:JIFNMEKO_03064;~source:Prodigal:2.6), whose amino-acid sequence is MDNIVIRFAKIVEKIHDEMNVGIYASMADNTGSMIACIKMGEVARASFEISQKKTMTAFEFKNYTDVIYNVLSKIGTQPLIDGKYCFLPGGVVLHDNLQREFFIGISTNNPDIDKEIAKKLSTVL
- a CDS encoding Extracellular serine protease (ID:JIFNMEKO_03062;~source:Prodigal:2.6), giving the protein MPYKKTVLALQLSACLFLGSASATENRTLYATGLISGFSLLNSTAEGKNVLEENLAVSIAIINAASEKQRARAIYDNTISALVGSMSNGLLVADALGSTMSAIYAANNSVDAATYKATTFSKNLEAIFLQFNTLIQADSSFSKNYYANGSMDGNSAHPATGISLPEGGEFNIYDLAYQPLEANRNTVGNSRPVQVAPDKIVSFTANDFFGVPTNSATAILPTVTSYASFPSGHSAFGFASTLLFAEMIPERFQDFLLRGSEYGNSRITLGVHYALDVIGARIMTTYALAQILNNNPDYLGQNIKGIFGGTMTTSNDFQSLMAAAQQDVRALLEKGCGSTIAACIANEQAARRALAAQNKADYLYRMTYGLSAVGPTDLAPVVPVGAEVLLATRFPYLTATQRRDVLATTEIESGHALDDGSGWARLNLYAATDGYGAFNDDVVVTMDAAQGGFSAFDSWGNDISGSGSFTKAGSGTLELTGNSTFSGHTTVAGGTLLINGALSNSSVSIASGAMLGGNGSVGDLTLLAGASVSPGNSIGRLQVTRDVIFQPDSRYVVEINAQGESDQIASGGRATLNGGEVLVTAEDRGNLLQQHNVGSLVGQRYTLLTAQNGVYGGFDSATMDSLFLGTTLTNTAGQVSLQVDRNATRFAQVATTDNQRSVARAIENAGAGNALYESILDSSHTVQDARRAYQQLSGQIHSDMLSAQLNNSRLLRDTLNDRLRQRSGLAGNSQQKANEAGAWVQLIGAWDHASGTDNATGYQASNYGFLLRLDGEITEQSALGVATGYSHTSLNGGSNASGDSDNYHVALYGSQQIGDVALRAGSTSTWHRIDTTRHVNYGVQSDKLSDQYSARSQQVYAEAAYGIMLPGVRIEPFINLSYASVQNEGVRERGGAAAVRTDRQHTDAMFSVLGSRAEANVGIMTVRGELGWQHLYSATDRDAGMTFISSGTTFQVKSVPASRDGAVVKVWADLALNDRAKLSLDYAGVVTPHHQDNRVNLGMIWHF
- the ygaV_2 gene encoding putative HTH-type transcriptional regulator YgaV (ID:JIFNMEKO_03063;~source:Prodigal:2.6), which codes for MNSLAHEFERANEAQFFLKSISNPSRLLILCALIKTPGLSNSEIANICGISISSTSQYLVKMRDTGLIDREKKGKETHYFIKDERVTEIIYLLKKIF
- the ephD gene encoding putative oxidoreductase EphD (ID:JIFNMEKO_03065;~source:Prodigal:2.6) — encoded protein: MKKTLITGAGSGFGKLFSFELAKKGYDVISAVELPSQIGPLRDLADSNNLKLDVIKVDICDEFDREYALSKNADIIVNNAGIGEGGAIIDMPQRILRKQFEVNFFSTVELSRGFSDRLIKNNQQGRVVFISSIGGLITPPLAGAYCASKHALEAIAESLHHELKDFGITVSTINPAPYLTGFNDRIMEASKNWASLAENHIDHDGLKFELNQYDENQDISAMCEVITDDKSKFRNVFPEEFVEIIKEQQSKDWVK
- the ytrA_1 gene encoding HTH-type transcriptional repressor YtrA (ID:JIFNMEKO_03068;~source:Prodigal:2.6), translated to MRISIDKSLPIALHTQIVGTIEYGIMAGSFRHQTALPSVRALSRELEVAQLTVSHAYQALKAMGLIETIPGKGTYIVREKQEQVQDEQVAHLQQRFQHLLQEAASVGLSPSFFVGVINQENQSAQERLPFTVAIVGNSNRINRSYLAVMSEILGFTLVADTYTFREFDALHPDQIKKYGFFLTVPHCIPRLRQRVAEQIPVYAPYLIPAESSRMQLAALAADTPVLLVSRYPTFMPAMVEGVRSFAPHLGKISTTMLHDEGLLQKMSHFRVVIYSTGCHSQMQQMPAAEVMFEYRHTPEPRYIREILQPALRRHALEYHKDNDLHEHS
- the iadA gene encoding Isoaspartyl dipeptidase (ID:JIFNMEKO_03066;~source:Prodigal:2.6), whose amino-acid sequence is MMPQHMPCTLIKHARILHTEGIIQGDVLIGAGKILATGESLQAPWQGQVIDAQGKWLLPGIIDQHVHLIGGGGEDGFHTRTPEVMLSQLLRAGVTGVMGLLGTDGTTRHVASLFAKVMGLRNEGISAWMLTGSYEVPTMTLTGSVRDDITFLTPVLGVKTAISDHRSSQPTVAELIRMATQARSAALLTRKPGLVVMHLGNAAAALAPLEETLAQCDVPVQHFLPTHINRQRHLLDDGLRLAKTLGVNLDFTSGIDPALGARGAVSPAESVLEALDTGIALSQLTLSSDGNGSIPVFDEQGNISGLTVAGFDSLLTTIAQLTQTIPLAQAWQLVSGNVAQRLKCSTKGKIATGCDADLLLLDEDFQVHSLWARGNMMMHDRELLAKGTFER
- the iolN gene encoding 3-dehydro-scyllo-inosose hydrolase (ID:JIFNMEKO_03067;~source:Prodigal:2.6) → MNIHEMNWFQVDSYLKSQDRVILPLGSTEQHAYLSLCTDHLLASKLAEEVGAAENVPVYPGVPFGMAPYFADFPGSINLQPATYNALINDLLESLYRSGFRRIFLINGHGGNSPVQVQIHNWLNQHPDARVQLHNWWAAPGTMGAVRQCSTNASHASWMENFPWTRLADVVMPDEEKEALNVAKLAQLPASIVREYIGDGNYGGAYQRSDEEMLHIWQVALAETRDLLVDGWV